caaaatcTGGTCCTGCTTTAGTTCCAAGAATTAACAATTTCAATTCATGAAAATTTTGTTGGAAATGGTCCACGCACAAAAAGTTTTATAAATATAACAATGACATTGCTGGCTTTTGTACTGGAATATCTTCCTATGCAGTTGAAATGCGCCTGTCATGGAATCATCATGCAGACGGCCTTTGAGTTAAACTGCAATCCTCTATGGCTATCACGTTTGGAGTGCAGCACCATAAACTCACTGCAATTTCCCCCCTTGAATTTTAACCAGGCATATTGAGTACTGCATGCATAGGGTTAACTTGCTGCGACACCACGGTGTGAAGCCAATTCTCGTATTTGATGGAGGCTTTCTGCCAATGAAGAGCGAGCAAGAGATCAAACGAGCAAGGTGTGTTTCTTTTTAGATCTTCAGAAATAGCCTGACATGTTTTAGCTGCTAATGTGCATTTGCATTACCCTGCATATGGGTTATTGTTATGGCCATATCGGGTTTTCTACCTACGTAATGCAGTTGTAATATTACTACCTAATGGTAGGCTGTTTAAGGGGTGCTAAAACTATTATGGACTTCTGgtgcattttattttcattttacGAGTTACTGGACGCTAAGTATGCCATCATTCAGGTCACGAAAGGAAAACCTTGAGCGTGCCAGGGAACACGAAGCAGCTGGGAATTCACGTGGTGCTTTTGAGAGTTACCAGAAAGCTGTTGACATTACGCCAAGAATTGCTTCTGAACTGATCCAGGTACAGGTGTAGATTCATCTAATGTTACCAATTGGTTACCACCTATTGAAAGTAATTGCTAAAAAGAATGAGAATATTTGGTTTGACTTGTGTAATTATTTGTTTTAAAATATGCAATGCAGGTACTGAAGCAAGAAAATGTTAGCTATATTGTTGCGCCTTACGAAGCAGATGCGCAAATGACATTTTTATCTGTAAACAAACTTGTTGATGCCGTAATTACCGAGGATTCTGATTTGATACCATTTGGCTGTTCTAGAGTAAGCACATTGTTACTACCCTTTTTTCTGCCCTCAACATCTTCTGTAATATTATCATCACTCAAGTCAGATAGACTTCATATCATGTTGTACAGTTGGAGAaatcctcctccctctctgaGAACATTACTTGTATTCTCTAATCTTTATGTGTCTTATTGGAATGCACAGATTATTTTCAAGATGGACAAATTTGGGCAAGGTGTTGAATTCCAGATTATGCGATTAGAACAAAACAGGGAGCTTGACTTTAATGGATTCACAAAACAAATGTTACTAGAGATGTGCATTCTAAGTGGCTGTGACTATCTTCCGTCGTTGCCAGGAATGGGTGTGAAACGAGCTCATGCACTGATTCAAAAGCTTAAGAGTCATGAGAAGGTGAACCCTGTCTTATTTGTGTCTGTTTCACATTCTACCTTCACTGTTTCACTAAACCAACCAGAAAACATGTGTGAGATGGCCCTCCTACCAGACAGGCTAGACCTAAGGAAAAGACAGATATGCATTCTGTTCAAGCAGAATAAATAGTTCTAGAAATGGCTTCATgagtcaaaagaaaaatatattggtccaactttTTTCAGGCACAAACCCTATGGTACAAATCATTAGCTAATTACCTGTGTGTTGCTATGGGAAAAACAAAGAGGACTAAACAAAGCCATCAGTAATGCCAACTGTAGCATATGCAACACGGCCATTCGTTTGCTTTTATATTAGTGCACTTGCAGGTAATATGTCCCAATTTTCATAGGAAATATGACCACTATCTCAGCCATTTGCAACGGATCTAACGGCTCAGATCAGGAGGGCGAGAGGAGGTGAATGGTCTGCTGCAACCAATTGGCATCTTTACAGGAGCAGAGATTTTTGTTTAAATTGTCACGCAACTAAATGATCAATAACTTGGTAGCCTTTATTGTGACTGTGTGCTTCTAACTTTACAATTTTAAAACTACTCAGCAATTTAATGCTATTTATTTATGCTTTGAGTTGCAGGTAATCAAGCACCTGAGGTACAGTTCTGTTTCTGTTCCACCTCAATATGAAGAGAACTTCAAGAAGGCAATAAGGGCATTTCAGTTCCAAAGGGTTTATGATCCTGCAACAGAAGATATTGTTCATCTGTCTGGCATTCCTCATGACTTCAGTGAAGACGACTTTTTGGGCCCATATCCTTGCCAAACGCATATTTATATAGTTGGATAGTGTATACATACAGTATTATAACCTGTTGTTTTATACACTATAGATGGATTTTTTCCTTAATCAGTCATTCTTTCTAATTGCCATTGCATATAGGTGAGTTTAGAAATAAGCTAAGGACCTTTTTATGGCACCATATCTCAGTAATTCCAAATTGTTTTACCCCCCAGGAGAAACTCTGCTTTCGTGCACTAGAGTATTTCCTTAATTTGTTTATACATGGTTACCACAGGCTGTCGTTAAAGGTATTGCTCTAGGAGACATTGATCCGCTCTCGAAGGaaccatttgaggtactaatCTGTTACCCTTTGGTGTTAGCTCTTGTCACCCTTGTTTTTGCGCAAGAACATTTTCTATTTATGTATATTAATGTGAAAGTTATGGTTGTTTTCCCTCTCAAATTCTTTACTAACTGATCATTTTAATTTGCTGGTGCCTTGTTCCTCCAAATGTAATTTCACCCCACTTTGCTGTTGAGCCTAGTACATGTTCAGACACGCATCggctgaaaaaaaatgatatagTTACATAAATACATGCAGGCTTTTTTGGAAATATTTATTGAATAAGTCTCAGTATATTATCATAAGCCCAGTGCAGAAGATATAAAAGGGGGAAATGGCAAGAATATTTGTTTTACCATGGAGTAGATACATCATACATGTAGTCTTGGTTTTATGTTCCTTCTTTTAGCATGTCTTACCAAACGTTCTACTTTGGTATCACTTGTTATCAAAGATTACCAGCATCGCACTTAGTTATAATGCAGGGCGTGCAAAGTACCAACATGTATTCATGTCTTTTTTCTTGGTTCTCTTGTTAAGATTGTCATCTGCCTTATGTATACATACCTTGCAGGCCAAAATTCAGTGCAGTGCATCTGCTGTAGATAAAGTTTATCCAATCAGAGAGTCTATTATTCCTTCAAACGGAAAGAAGAGGCTAGATTTGCCTGTGCAGAAGAACATATTGACAAATTACTTCTGTATCCTCTCAGCGCATCGTAATTTATTCAAGAAAACTTTGCACGTATTCAGTGAACTCCTAGCTGCATGTATATAACGAATTTACAGTTATGGAAGTCAGGCAGTGCCTTGGGATAGAATATTTACTTTCTCGGTCCCCAAACCTGTTTTATATTTGCATCGAGATGCAAATCTTTTGTGTTTCTTGAACCCCCCCTGTTTTAGATAATTTTTGAACAGTTTCCCCACCTCACCACCCCAAATATTCAGAACAAATTACAGTATGCTATCAGTGTCCACCAACTTTTTCCTTGGCTTATTTTGCAGCACTCATACACAATATTTAACTGTCCATCGTATTATCCTTGACTTCTAAAAGGCTTAGCATCGCTTGAGGCAAAACGGAAGTTCAGGGCGCCTAAGGTTACACCTAAGCAACAACTATTGAATGGATCTTCTTTGCCCAGTCCTCTGGCTGAAGACTCTGCCACCTCTGATTCCATTGAAGACACTAGCTTGCCAACAAATAACATTCAAGCCTCTCAGAGTAGCTCTGAGCATTTTAGCTCTGAACCTCCTAAAGATGATTCAATTAACGCCTCTCAACATAGTACTGAGCCTTTCAGCTGTGACTTCCCTCGGAATGATTCAGCCAGTGCTTCACCCCATTGTAGTTCTTATGATGTTGGCAGCGATCCTCCTTTTGAGGACCCATACATTGAAGACAGAGAGGTATTTCTTATCACTTTAGTGCCTAAACATGTCCGATGCTCTCCTAGTCCTACCTTCCTCATGTGTTGCTTTTCTTATTCAGGTTGAGATCAACTATTGCAACGTTGCAATACCAGGAAGTCCTTTGTTAGAGCGTAAGATCTCTAATTTGTGTAGTTGATGCATGACTTAATTTATAAAAATCATATGATAGTTTGTCTATTTTATGCAAagtcaaaagaatctttagATTGATATCAATAGTTATACGTATTTTTTCTGTCTCTAGGAACATTGCCTGGGATAGCTGATCCATTATTACTTTCACATGACATGGAGCCATCCAGACCAGTTCCGCATTATGCTGAAAGCAATGTGGTCCCTACTAATAGGACTATTACTGTAAGGAGTTCATACTTCAGGAAAGATAAGAGGGTTTACACAAATCAAGGAGAAGACCAGTTAGATGATGAAGATAACCGTGAGACTGGTACTTGCACTCTTTCTGGAGATCAATTGAGGAACCCTGGAGGTATAgtgaagagaagaaaacattGGGATCCCCAAAATTTTGAAGATGTAAGTGGTCGTTTAAATTGCTATTTATCATTACATGGTAGCTACTAGCTAGTAGTTTCTACGGTAGTATTATACATTGCTGGTATTAAGTATGCTGTTTGTGCAGGAAGCATTGCAGCCAACTAGTACACATGAAAGTGCACCAGTTGATGAAGGTAATATAACTCCACCTTGTTTTTATTGTGGTTGTTTCTTCTCGTTGAAAAGCTGGACACTTTTTCTTGTTCCATTGTTATGTAGTAAGATGTATTAAGGACTGCAAGAAACATCAGCCTCTGTTTGTCTTTCGCTTGTTACTATGCATGCAATTTGGCAGGATATTTCATGGCTTCTTCATGCTTGCGAGTGTTGTGCATATTTTTCTAATATTTGGCAGCTTGACTATCATTTTGAAGTTTTCACAATTTGTTAATAAATTACTGTTAGCCCCAATCAATAATGTTCAGAACTTCGAGACATCCAACCATGCTTAAAACCAATTCAGCCAAGCTTACTGCTCCAGATCCAGTCTTGGTTGCCTCTCGATCTTCATCATCCATGCAATTCTTCCTGTATTCTCTCTTAATTATGTCCCATAAATAACCATTTTTATTACCGTAGTATCTGTCTTGGCTCTTTAGAGGGAGATCACGTGGATAATGTCTGAAATTGTTGCAGACTGTGATGCTGATTCCCCTGGTGGCATCAGCACAAATTCTGAAGGCAGATTTGGATGCAATGTTGCCCATGTGAATACATACAGTGGCATTGCGGAGAAATCAATGGACAAGTTTGCTGCGCTGATATCATCATTCAAAAATGCAGGCTCCCGTGCAAGTGGCCTTCGTGCTCCTCTAAAGGATGTGAAGAATACCCTGTCTGTGAGGTATGCAGCTTTAGAAATTTGAAGCACACacccctaaaaaaagaaagtttgAAGTACATGAGTATACACCGTTTACTTATCAGAATCATAAGTGACCTAGTTTTGTGCATGAATGAATACATAACAGCTATTCTGTTACAGATCAATTCTCAGACCTCCGGAAAAGAACCTCAAATGCATGGCTAAGAAGACTGCCAGAGCTCATGGTGCACAAAGCAGATTCACAAGGGACGCTCCAAACATAGCAGATGGTCCTCCTGATCTGAGCACATTTGCATACAGACCTATAAAAACTGCTGCTGTTTGCCCTGATCAGGGGAAGATCACCAATAATGCTGCAGATCCTGCTGCCAGCCCTCCTGGTCTGAGAGCATTTGAGTTTGCACCCGCAAGACCTACTGTCAGTTATCCTGATAAGAGAAAAAATGCTCGTGAAGCAGTGGGTACTGCTCCCTGCCCTCCTGATGTGAGCACTTTTGCATACACATCCGCGACTACTGATAATCTCTCTGACCACAGCAAATTCTCCAACACAGCCATAAGAACTGCCGACAGTCCTCCTGATCTGAGTACATTTGAATACACACCACTTCACCGGAGCAAATTCTCTATTACGGCTGCAAGAACTGCTGACAGTCCTGATCTGAGCAAATTTGCATATAAACCAATGAAACGTGTGGCCAGATATTCTGGTGGGAGCAGATTAGCAGCTTCTGCGCGAACATCTCGAGGCCGATTCACATAAAACTGCCAAAGCACCTGTCAGCCTTCCTGATCAGAGCATGTTTGCTATGCACCAATAGCTTCTACTACTTTTCCTGAGATACCTTTCCTATTCCGTTCTGAGAAAACTCAGATCCAACAAATGCTGTCGTCAGCGCCCCTGAATCCCAGAGGAGCCCCCGACACAAATTACCCCTTTTGGCGTGAAAGTGGATGCATGAATGAAGATGACTGACATACTGAGACTGGAAGGCAGTTGGTAGCTGCAGGGGCTCGCGAGTTGATAGTTCATGCAAATGCAGGCTGAAGCATGTATAGTCTGAAGGGGAAGGTAGCTGGCATGGCAGCAGTTGCCCATCATTTCAGTTTTCATAGTCCACCGTGTGTGTACATGCTCATTTTTGTTCTCTTATGAGGGTACTGTTCTTTGTCAGTTCCTGATCAAGACAATGAAACAGTTGGAGAATATGTTGTATTGTGTACTGGTGATGCCTGCAAATTTTGTGTGTGGGTATAACACGTATATTTGGAATGTATGTGTTAACTTCTCATCTTTCATCCATTGTCTATTAAGACAGATAAACCTTAAGTTGAAAAAGAGTCAAATACGGAACATTATGGAGTACTGCTAATCCCTTAGCAAAAGGTTTATCTTTTGAGTAAAAGACTAGGGAAAACAACACTGCAGGAGCGACCAGCCGTACAAACGAACCCACACAAGCCTGAACTCTGAAGCACCagtccaccaccaccccccAATCTGCACACTCCTCGAATCATGAATCGCCGCCCACGCCGCAGAGGCAAGCGCGGGCGCACGAGCCCAGACCCCCCGGCCCCGGCTAAGCGCCGTCGTGGCCCGCTGGAGCTAGCGTCCGGCGAGCTCGAGGCCCCTCCAGctccggtgccggcgccggctgcggCCCCGCAGCCGTCGTTAGTGATGGTCGCAGGGCTGCCGCCCGGGTGCGGAGTCATAGAGCTCAAGTCGCGGCTGCAGGCATACGGCCCCATCGCGCGGACCCGTATagacgccgccgcggccaccggATACGTCACCTTCCGttccgccgccgacgccatgaCCGCCATTGCCGCTTCCCTCGACCCCGAGGGCGGCATCACCATCGCATCGAAGAAGGTACGGCGATTTGTTCATTGAGGCGTGATGTTGGAGTTGCTGGATTCAGTAGGAAGGGAGCTAAAATTGTGCTTGATTCATCCAAATGCTAACTTGCCGAATACATATATCAAATGCGGTGAAGGCTCGAGCTTTATTAGGTTTATTACTTGGTGTCGGCGGAGTAGATTTTGACGGTAAAGGTGCAAACCAGCTATTTGATGTTAAACGTACGAAATT
The Brachypodium distachyon strain Bd21 chromosome 2, Brachypodium_distachyon_v3.0, whole genome shotgun sequence genome window above contains:
- the LOC100842034 gene encoding exonuclease 1, with the protein product MGIQGLLPQLKSIMAPIGVEDLRGQTVAVDTYSWLHKGALSCSDRLCKGIPTTRHIEYCMHRVNLLRHHGVKPILVFDGGFLPMKSEQEIKRARSRKENLERAREHEAAGNSRGAFESYQKAVDITPRIASELIQVLKQENVSYIVAPYEADAQMTFLSVNKLVDAVITEDSDLIPFGCSRIIFKMDKFGQGVEFQIMRLEQNRELDFNGFTKQMLLEMCILSGCDYLPSLPGMGVKRAHALIQKLKSHEKVIKHLRYSSVSVPPQYEENFKKAIRAFQFQRVYDPATEDIVHLSGIPHDFSEDDFLGPWLPQAVVKGIALGDIDPLSKEPFEAKIQCSASAVDKVYPIRESIIPSNGKKRLDLPVQKNILTNYFCLASLEAKRKFRAPKVTPKQQLLNGSSLPSPLAEDSATSDSIEDTSLPTNNIQASQSSSEHFSSEPPKDDSINASQHSTEPFSCDFPRNDSASASPHCSSYDVGSDPPFEDPYIEDREVEINYCNVAIPGSPLLERTLPGIADPLLLSHDMEPSRPVPHYAESNVVPTNRTITVRSSYFRKDKRVYTNQGEDQLDDEDNRETGTCTLSGDQLRNPGGIVKRRKHWDPQNFEDEALQPTSTHESAPVDEDCDADSPGGISTNSEGRFGCNVAHVNTYSGIAEKSMDKFAALISSFKNAGSRASGLRAPLKDVKNTLSVRSILRPPEKNLKCMAKKTARAHGAQSRFTRDAPNIADGPPDLSTFAYRPIKTAAVCPDQGKITNNAADPAASPPGLRAFEFAPARPTVSYPDKRKNAREAVGTAPCPPDVSTFAYTSATTDNLSDHSKFSNTAIRTADSPPDLSTFEYTPLHRSKFSITAARTADSPDLSKFAYKPMKRVARYSGGSRLAASARTSRGRFT
- the LOC104582879 gene encoding uncharacterized protein At1g27050, which translates into the protein MNRRPRRRGKRGRTSPDPPAPAKRRRGPLELASGELEAPPAPVPAPAAAPQPSLVMVAGLPPGCGVIELKSRLQAYGPIARTRIDAAAATGYVTFRSAADAMTAIAASLDPEGGITIASKKVLVVQASEAPNNSKNVVPSEPADATDNGASDTSAIPRSRVAPEVIHKAREIVAYDDLF